From a single Paenibacillus sp. FSL R5-0345 genomic region:
- a CDS encoding response regulator transcription factor: MKLLIVDDEVIIRTGLSTVIKWEENGIELLAPAASGEEALMRIPLEYPDIILTDIRMTGMTGLELSREVKRDFPYIEIIILSGFDDFAYAQQAMREGISDYLLKNSRPGDIMTAVMRVKQRIVSRREADHQGAIHQTAFRWKQLDRFLRGDNLLTERESEELLIYYPELRLGSDMEKLELWLVTSASPLTMKEEKEGEMNEAATMIRDSLGCVILDWDCGWLLIFRRGQPGAKRLVKASMERAERVYSQPFFGACGVWASNVVELRESLRTAEQTASYRWLAEEARMLAYEDIKDRKGMRTVCTEEVESKLTAVLRSGSREVVQQWIKDELASIRQDTEATPSSVQAYLHSLIVGGYRWLERAAASVGQSMPKLPQLEMLDMKLLTANPEETLQQMLLAIHAQYERLNGSRNEAIDRTVAYIREHLADSLSLAQVAASVHMNPNYFSKLFKQETGKNYIEYVTEARMEWASRLLKETPAKVSEIARRVGYEDMKHFNQLFKRYSGETPSQYRSR; encoded by the coding sequence ATGAAGCTTTTGATAGTAGATGACGAAGTCATTATTAGGACCGGTCTTAGCACGGTAATTAAATGGGAAGAGAATGGCATTGAGCTGCTCGCGCCGGCCGCTTCCGGGGAGGAAGCACTGATGCGCATTCCGTTAGAGTATCCTGACATCATTTTAACCGATATTCGGATGACGGGTATGACGGGATTGGAATTGTCTCGCGAGGTTAAGCGGGATTTTCCTTACATTGAAATTATTATATTGTCTGGATTCGATGATTTTGCATATGCACAGCAAGCGATGCGGGAAGGAATAAGTGATTATTTGCTTAAAAATAGCCGTCCTGGCGATATTATGACTGCGGTTATGCGCGTGAAGCAGCGTATCGTCAGCAGACGTGAGGCTGATCATCAAGGCGCCATCCATCAAACGGCATTCCGCTGGAAGCAGCTAGATCGCTTTCTTCGCGGGGACAATCTCCTGACGGAGCGTGAAAGTGAGGAACTGTTGATCTATTATCCTGAGCTAAGGCTCGGATCGGATATGGAGAAGCTAGAGCTATGGCTAGTTACATCTGCGTCTCCGCTGACCATGAAGGAGGAGAAGGAAGGGGAAATGAATGAGGCGGCTACGATGATTAGAGATTCACTTGGCTGCGTCATTCTGGATTGGGATTGTGGATGGCTGCTTATTTTCCGCAGGGGGCAGCCGGGTGCGAAGCGATTGGTTAAGGCGTCGATGGAGCGGGCGGAACGCGTTTATAGCCAGCCTTTTTTTGGCGCATGCGGTGTATGGGCCAGCAACGTGGTAGAACTGAGGGAGTCACTTCGCACCGCCGAACAAACCGCCTCGTACCGCTGGTTAGCAGAGGAAGCAAGAATGCTGGCCTATGAGGATATTAAAGACCGGAAAGGAATGCGGACCGTTTGTACGGAAGAAGTGGAGAGTAAGTTGACCGCCGTTCTGAGAAGTGGGAGCCGAGAAGTCGTACAGCAGTGGATAAAAGATGAACTGGCGAGCATTAGGCAGGATACGGAAGCGACGCCTAGTTCCGTTCAAGCGTATTTGCATTCGTTGATCGTTGGTGGGTACCGCTGGTTAGAGCGTGCAGCGGCATCCGTGGGTCAATCAATGCCGAAGCTTCCGCAGCTTGAAATGCTGGATATGAAGCTGCTTACTGCGAATCCAGAAGAAACATTGCAGCAGATGCTGCTTGCCATCCATGCACAGTATGAACGATTAAACGGCAGCAGGAATGAAGCCATTGACCGAACTGTAGCCTATATACGCGAGCATCTTGCTGACAGCTTGTCTTTGGCGCAGGTAGCGGCAAGCGTACATATGAATCCAAACTATTTTAGCAAGCTGTTTAAACAGGAAACAGGTAAAAACTATATTGAGTATGTAACGGAAGCGAGAATGGAATGGGCTAGCCGTTTGTTGAAGGAAACGCCGGCGAAGGTAAGCGAGATCGCTAGGCGGGTAGGTTACGAGGATATGAAGCATTTTAACCAGCTTTTTAAGCGGTACAGTGGCGAAACCCCTTCGCAATATCGATCAAGATGA
- a CDS encoding extracellular solute-binding protein: MKKRLAFVTTIILMIALLATACNNSGNKEQSKEGNKGSEEKTKISIWHNFAGDDLRAKAVRDLIDKYKEEHPDVEVDAQAIPVDGYRQRLSTVAAANEMPDVFFVYAGSQSQEFYDAGKLQPITELMDKYPEWKNSFLAGAFDRYEFEKGQIFTAPLGMSATSFMYYNKDLFEKHSVKVPTTWEEMMTAIKTFNDNGITPIALGNKAPWVAQSTIIGSLADRVTGTEWFLKAAAQDGASFTDPVFIDALGKYKELVDNKAFQDGANSIDNTQAEQYFIQGKAAMMINGAWSLTNLAASATPEQLAPIEVTTMPGIEGGAGKPNTISGGAGAGFALNKNTKGAQKQAALDLIYAVSGPDGQKAIAESNSMVMYKVELDKSKVSPLYFKAYELAVNSEITPVYDAYLSAEAGEVINNGLQELMMGGKPEDVAKKLQDAQARSTKK, translated from the coding sequence ATGAAGAAGAGACTTGCGTTTGTAACGACAATTATCTTGATGATTGCCCTTTTGGCAACCGCTTGCAACAATAGCGGAAACAAAGAGCAGAGCAAAGAAGGGAACAAAGGCTCTGAAGAAAAGACGAAAATTTCAATATGGCATAACTTCGCGGGTGACGACCTTCGTGCCAAAGCGGTTAGAGACCTGATCGACAAGTATAAAGAGGAACATCCAGACGTTGAAGTAGACGCGCAAGCGATCCCGGTTGACGGTTATCGTCAACGCCTAAGCACAGTGGCTGCGGCAAATGAAATGCCAGACGTATTTTTCGTTTATGCGGGCAGCCAATCCCAAGAGTTCTATGATGCCGGCAAGCTTCAACCGATTACAGAGCTGATGGATAAATATCCAGAATGGAAGAACAGTTTCTTGGCAGGGGCATTCGACCGCTATGAGTTTGAAAAAGGACAAATTTTCACAGCGCCGCTCGGGATGTCAGCAACTTCCTTCATGTACTATAACAAAGATCTTTTCGAGAAGCACAGTGTAAAGGTGCCGACTACTTGGGAAGAGATGATGACTGCAATTAAAACGTTCAACGACAACGGCATTACGCCGATTGCCCTCGGCAATAAAGCGCCATGGGTTGCACAATCGACGATTATCGGTTCGTTGGCTGACCGCGTGACAGGCACGGAATGGTTCCTGAAAGCTGCAGCTCAAGATGGAGCGTCTTTTACAGATCCTGTGTTCATTGACGCTTTGGGCAAGTACAAAGAGCTCGTTGATAATAAAGCGTTTCAAGATGGCGCAAACAGCATCGACAACACACAAGCAGAGCAATACTTCATTCAAGGCAAGGCAGCTATGATGATTAACGGCGCATGGTCGCTTACGAATCTTGCAGCATCCGCAACTCCTGAGCAGTTGGCACCTATCGAAGTCACAACAATGCCTGGCATAGAAGGTGGAGCAGGCAAACCGAATACGATTTCCGGTGGCGCAGGCGCTGGCTTCGCGCTTAACAAAAATACAAAAGGCGCACAGAAGCAGGCAGCGCTTGATCTGATCTACGCAGTAAGCGGACCGGACGGCCAAAAGGCGATCGCAGAAAGCAACTCGATGGTTATGTACAAAGTAGAACTGGATAAGTCGAAAGTAAGTCCGCTTTACTTCAAAGCTTATGAATTGGCTGTGAATTCTGAAATTACGCCGGTATATGACGCCTATTTATCTGCTGAAGCAGGAGAGGTGATCAACAACGGTCTTCAAGAGCTTATGATGGGCGGTAAGCCGGAGGATGTAGCTAAAAAACTGCAGGATGCGCAAGCGCGTTCGACTAAAAAGTAA
- a CDS encoding carbohydrate ABC transporter permease, with amino-acid sequence MPASLRSRSFVIMALLPALLIFIVFAIVPIFWSAYYGFFEWKGLGAAKLIGLDNYRMILEDPVFWRALKNNLILVVSAVIGQVSVALLLSLLLLKNTMFNRLMRSAVFLPMVLSTVVVGLIWGYIYHPQIGLLNQLLETLGLESWSRSWLDDPKINMFAVSIPINWANIGPYLIIFIAALQNISSEIDDASKIDGAIGWRKLFFVTLPMIWGTVVVTIVLCISGSLKAFDHVIVMTRGGPAQSTELLATYMYNNTFTVYRYGYGSAVSTMIILISAVLIGLNHIITKRRG; translated from the coding sequence ATGCCTGCATCATTGCGCAGCAGAAGCTTCGTCATCATGGCGCTGCTTCCTGCACTACTCATCTTTATCGTCTTTGCGATCGTCCCGATTTTTTGGTCAGCTTACTACGGTTTCTTTGAGTGGAAGGGACTCGGTGCTGCTAAGCTTATCGGGTTGGATAATTATCGAATGATCCTAGAGGATCCGGTATTCTGGAGAGCGCTGAAAAACAACCTGATCCTTGTTGTTTCGGCAGTAATAGGTCAAGTATCGGTCGCTTTACTGCTGTCATTGCTCCTGCTCAAGAACACGATGTTCAATCGGCTGATGCGCTCCGCCGTATTTCTCCCGATGGTGCTGTCTACAGTCGTCGTCGGTCTCATCTGGGGCTATATTTATCACCCGCAAATCGGTTTGTTGAATCAATTATTGGAGACGCTGGGACTGGAATCTTGGAGTCGATCTTGGCTAGACGATCCTAAAATCAATATGTTTGCTGTATCGATTCCGATTAACTGGGCGAATATCGGCCCGTATCTTATCATTTTTATCGCAGCACTTCAAAATATTTCTTCAGAAATTGATGATGCTTCGAAGATCGACGGGGCGATTGGCTGGAGGAAGCTATTTTTTGTGACGCTCCCGATGATTTGGGGAACAGTTGTTGTAACTATCGTACTGTGCATATCTGGTAGTTTGAAGGCTTTCGACCATGTTATCGTTATGACGCGTGGCGGACCTGCACAATCTACAGAATTGCTCGCCACATATATGTACAATAACACCTTTACGGTATACCGATACGGCTACGGCTCTGCGGTATCCACAATGATTATTCTGATTAGCGCCGTGCTCATTGGCCTAAATCATATCATCACGAAGAGACGCGGGTAA
- a CDS encoding carbohydrate ABC transporter permease, which translates to MINARSEKMRGSLWRKPISGIAKIILLFYAIITLYPLYWLGISAFKSNQEFFNRPYSWPQHWQFDNITRAWDLGNMGRAVLNSTIVTLSALLLTIVLGMLAAYVLARFPFKLSGAVKGLFLLGMLIPIHSTLVPLFIFMNKLGMLNTYWSLILPYTAFELPIAIFLGMAYIVSIPREVEEAAMIDGNGWWGIFGRIIFPLSLPIVATITILAFLRFWNDFSFALVFINSQALKTLPLSLSLFSDGFGTDYSLTMGAMFIAAIPTIVIFLIFQEQIMKGMVAGSVKG; encoded by the coding sequence ATGATAAACGCTCGGTCGGAGAAGATGAGAGGCTCGCTTTGGCGTAAGCCGATTTCCGGAATTGCGAAAATCATCCTGTTATTTTATGCCATAATTACATTGTATCCGCTATACTGGTTAGGAATAAGTGCATTCAAGTCGAATCAGGAATTTTTCAATCGTCCCTATTCCTGGCCGCAGCATTGGCAGTTCGACAATATAACCCGGGCATGGGATCTCGGGAATATGGGCCGGGCGGTGCTCAACTCCACAATTGTTACTCTCTCAGCACTGCTGCTGACCATTGTACTCGGCATGCTTGCAGCTTATGTGCTTGCCCGGTTCCCATTCAAATTGAGCGGAGCTGTAAAAGGATTGTTCTTGCTCGGCATGCTCATTCCAATTCATAGCACACTCGTTCCATTGTTTATTTTCATGAACAAGCTCGGGATGCTGAATACTTACTGGTCACTCATCCTGCCTTATACGGCATTTGAATTACCAATTGCAATCTTCCTCGGAATGGCTTACATCGTATCTATTCCGAGAGAAGTAGAGGAAGCAGCGATGATCGACGGTAATGGTTGGTGGGGAATCTTCGGTCGTATCATTTTCCCATTGTCCCTACCGATCGTGGCTACGATTACAATTCTTGCATTTTTGAGGTTTTGGAATGATTTCTCCTTCGCGCTCGTCTTTATTAATTCTCAAGCGTTGAAGACGCTGCCCCTCAGCTTGTCGCTCTTCTCCGACGGATTCGGAACGGACTACAGCTTAACGATGGGCGCGATGTTTATTGCTGCAATACCAACCATCGTCATCTTTTTGATCTTCCAAGAGCAGATTATGAAAGGCATGGTTGCAGGCTCGGTCAAAGGTTAA
- a CDS encoding beta-N-acetylhexosaminidase has translation MKLHFIGELSELQSGLQLLLAELKSEWSEDGIPVLIEPSSGKLEVGYDGKSAYIRYSAKHQFFRGLGLLIQKISGGEQFQITEQQQFDAIGPMFDLSRNGVLTVESFKFMLRKMALMGLNSVMLYLEDTYEIEGEPYFGYMRGRYSVTELKEIDDYADQFGIEAFPSIQTLAHLEEFLKWEPVKEYKDTKGALLVGAEKTDRLVENMIVSISAPFRSRKIHIGMDEAEELGRGKFLDRNGHMSRFDIMTGHLERVLAVTRRLGLKPMMWSDMFLKLASANGEDYYGHETQIPEDMTSRIPKDIDMVYWDYNHVEEKDYETLIAKHRPLGNNLIFAGAVWVFNTFGVNYGLSLPATDAALTVCKKEGIREVYATMWGDDGMESNPYIALLGLQFYAEHAYSTSTPTDETLAERVRFCTGIEADAYMGLKYLDETPGAAPNNQKQSNPSKFLLYQDVLLGLFDKQIDGLDMAAHYEWAEGEIASRRKAEAELDYLFEVPQKLCAVLKQKSEIGLELKRAYDSGDKAMLRRIAEDILPEISQAVQKLRVAHRKQWLSMFKPFGWEVLDIRYGGVISRLDTASMRLLEYADGKLERIEELEQERLLYSTTNRFTDKGAGWCSYYYRMASPNVFFHVINPF, from the coding sequence GTGAAGTTACATTTTATAGGAGAATTGAGCGAGCTTCAATCAGGGCTTCAGTTGCTGCTTGCCGAACTTAAGTCAGAATGGTCGGAGGACGGAATTCCTGTGTTGATAGAACCGTCTTCAGGAAAACTGGAAGTTGGCTATGATGGTAAAAGTGCTTATATTCGTTACAGCGCTAAACATCAATTTTTTCGCGGCTTGGGACTGTTGATTCAGAAGATTAGTGGCGGAGAGCAATTTCAAATTACAGAGCAACAACAATTCGATGCGATAGGTCCGATGTTTGATTTGTCGCGCAATGGAGTGCTAACCGTTGAAAGCTTCAAGTTTATGCTGCGCAAAATGGCGTTGATGGGCTTGAATAGCGTCATGCTCTATTTGGAAGACACTTACGAGATAGAAGGCGAGCCTTATTTCGGCTACATGCGTGGCCGTTACTCGGTGACGGAGTTGAAGGAAATCGACGATTACGCCGATCAATTCGGCATTGAAGCGTTCCCGAGCATTCAGACACTGGCTCATTTGGAGGAGTTTCTGAAATGGGAGCCGGTAAAGGAATATAAAGATACAAAAGGTGCGTTGCTGGTTGGAGCAGAGAAGACCGATCGTCTGGTCGAAAATATGATTGTCAGCATTAGCGCGCCGTTTCGCAGCCGGAAAATCCACATCGGTATGGATGAAGCGGAAGAGCTTGGACGCGGTAAATTTTTGGATCGCAATGGACATATGAGCCGTTTTGATATTATGACAGGCCATCTGGAGCGGGTGCTCGCGGTAACTCGACGCTTAGGGTTAAAACCGATGATGTGGAGCGATATGTTCCTGAAGCTGGCTTCAGCAAATGGTGAAGATTATTACGGCCATGAGACGCAAATCCCAGAGGACATGACGAGTCGTATTCCTAAGGACATAGATATGGTTTACTGGGACTATAACCACGTCGAAGAGAAGGACTACGAAACATTGATCGCCAAACACCGGCCGCTCGGCAATAATCTTATTTTTGCGGGTGCGGTATGGGTGTTCAATACGTTCGGTGTCAATTACGGGCTATCCTTGCCGGCGACGGATGCAGCGCTGACGGTATGCAAGAAGGAAGGCATCCGCGAAGTTTATGCGACGATGTGGGGGGACGACGGAATGGAGAGCAATCCATACATCGCTTTGCTCGGCTTGCAGTTTTATGCGGAACATGCCTATTCAACGTCCACGCCGACTGACGAGACGCTGGCCGAGCGCGTTAGGTTCTGCACCGGCATCGAAGCGGATGCTTACATGGGGCTGAAGTATTTAGACGAGACACCGGGAGCTGCACCGAATAATCAGAAGCAGAGCAATCCATCTAAGTTTCTGTTGTATCAGGATGTACTGCTGGGGCTGTTCGACAAACAGATTGATGGGTTAGATATGGCGGCTCATTATGAATGGGCGGAAGGCGAAATTGCTAGCCGTAGAAAAGCTGAGGCAGAGCTAGATTACTTGTTCGAGGTGCCGCAAAAGCTTTGTGCGGTACTGAAGCAGAAGAGCGAAATCGGACTTGAGCTGAAGAGGGCTTATGACAGTGGCGACAAGGCAATGCTTAGGCGGATTGCTGAGGACATTTTGCCTGAAATCTCACAGGCTGTGCAAAAGCTTAGGGTCGCACACCGGAAGCAATGGCTATCGATGTTCAAACCGTTCGGTTGGGAGGTGCTCGATATTCGTTACGGCGGCGTCATAAGCCGGTTGGATACAGCAAGCATGAGGCTGCTAGAATATGCGGACGGAAAGCTCGAGCGGATTGAGGAGCTGGAGCAGGAACGATTGCTGTATAGCACGACGAACCGCTTCACCGACAAAGGTGCAGGCTGGTGCAGTTATTATTACCGCATGGCGTCGCCTAACGTCTTTTTCCATGTGATCAATCCATTCTAG
- a CDS encoding MFS transporter produces MKKPLKEQKTVLLILLSNIFIVFLGVGLIVPVMPSFMNIMHLSGKTMGYLVAAFAFAQLLMSPLAGRWIDTYGRKKMIVIGLVLFSASELIFGLGTHVSVLYIARILGGIAGAFIMPAVTAYVADITSVEERPKAMGYVSAAISIGFIIGPGIGGFITELGIRAPFYFAAGFALITCISSIFILKEPLSKEQLLEISKLKKDTNFISDLKRSFHPAYIIAFIIVFVLAFGLSAYETVFSLFSDHKFGFTPRDIATIITISSIFGVVVQVFLFGKMVDKLGEKKLIQLCLIAGVALAVASTMINNYLTVLLVTCFIFLAFDLLRPALTTYLSKTAEKEQGFVAGMNSTYTSLGNIIGPALGGVLFDVNINYPYLFAAVIMFIGLVITMVWKEKQSAKGLVN; encoded by the coding sequence ATGAAGAAACCATTGAAAGAACAAAAAACAGTCTTACTCATTCTGCTAAGTAATATATTCATTGTTTTTCTAGGCGTTGGGCTTATCGTCCCTGTTATGCCATCCTTTATGAACATTATGCATTTGTCAGGCAAGACGATGGGGTATCTTGTAGCAGCTTTTGCGTTCGCACAACTCCTCATGTCTCCTCTAGCAGGGCGATGGATTGATACTTACGGCAGAAAAAAAATGATCGTTATCGGCTTAGTACTCTTTAGTGCATCGGAATTGATCTTTGGTTTAGGCACACATGTTTCCGTTCTTTATATCGCCAGAATTCTTGGAGGGATTGCTGGTGCATTCATTATGCCTGCCGTCACTGCCTATGTTGCGGATATCACCTCAGTAGAGGAAAGACCTAAGGCAATGGGTTATGTTTCTGCCGCCATTAGTATCGGTTTTATTATTGGCCCAGGAATCGGAGGCTTTATTACTGAACTAGGTATACGTGCTCCATTCTATTTTGCTGCTGGCTTCGCCTTAATCACTTGTATTTCGTCGATATTTATTCTGAAAGAGCCACTGTCCAAAGAGCAGCTTTTGGAAATCAGTAAACTTAAAAAAGACACCAACTTTATCAGTGATCTGAAACGCTCGTTTCATCCAGCATATATTATTGCGTTTATTATAGTGTTTGTCCTCGCCTTTGGCTTATCGGCATATGAAACTGTATTTAGTCTATTTTCTGATCATAAATTTGGCTTCACTCCACGAGATATTGCAACCATCATTACAATAAGCTCAATCTTCGGGGTGGTTGTGCAGGTCTTTTTATTCGGTAAAATGGTAGATAAGCTCGGTGAAAAAAAGCTCATTCAACTCTGCTTAATTGCTGGCGTAGCCTTAGCGGTAGCCTCCACCATGATCAATAACTATTTAACTGTTCTACTAGTAACCTGCTTCATCTTTCTCGCGTTTGACCTGCTCCGTCCAGCATTAACGACCTATTTATCAAAAACTGCTGAAAAAGAGCAAGGCTTTGTCGCAGGAATGAACTCAACCTATACTAGCCTCGGCAATATCATCGGACCTGCATTAGGCGGAGTATTATTTGATGTAAACATCAACTATCCGTATCTCTTTGCGGCTGTCATAATGTTTATTGGCCTTGTTATTACAATGGTATGGAAAGAAAAACAATCCGCTAAAGGATTGGTAAACTGA
- a CDS encoding TetR/AcrR family transcriptional regulator, with the protein MKRKEIKDIALKCFTTHGYEGASLSQIAELVGMKKQSLYAHFKGKDDLFLQVLQDAKETEISSKLQYLSKVGTQNPKTDLLGYLQLVIDLFQKNEQLKFWLRMTFFPPPHLAKAIDEEVIDTEKRIQTALESKFQAWIDAKVIVEDAASIPTLAFLGVVDSIMLELVYGNNEIRLNEKLNASWTVFWRGISQL; encoded by the coding sequence TTGAAAAGAAAAGAAATTAAAGACATCGCTTTGAAATGTTTCACAACTCATGGGTATGAGGGAGCCTCTCTATCACAAATTGCCGAGTTGGTCGGGATGAAAAAACAATCTCTTTATGCTCATTTCAAAGGGAAGGATGATCTTTTCCTGCAAGTTTTACAAGATGCCAAAGAGACAGAAATCTCCTCGAAACTACAATATTTGAGTAAAGTGGGTACCCAAAATCCTAAAACAGATTTATTAGGATATCTGCAATTGGTAATCGACTTATTCCAAAAGAACGAGCAGTTAAAATTTTGGCTGCGTATGACTTTTTTCCCACCTCCCCATCTTGCTAAAGCAATTGATGAAGAAGTGATCGATACGGAAAAAAGGATTCAAACTGCATTAGAAAGTAAATTCCAAGCTTGGATCGATGCCAAAGTCATCGTGGAAGATGCAGCCTCCATCCCTACTCTTGCCTTCCTGGGTGTAGTAGATTCGATCATGCTAGAGCTTGTGTATGGCAATAATGAAATCCGTTTAAATGAAAAACTAAATGCCTCTTGGACTGTATTTTGGAGAGGTATTTCACAGCTGTGA
- a CDS encoding MarR family winged helix-turn-helix transcriptional regulator, whose product MNVERKDTLRGQLELSLGEQMNALISAAHALNVRTAASFDSSIQPAAFHIVRWLYSYGPTSASALAEATAMDRSSVSRLLKQLENLGYVTREDSPKDRRAILLTLTDLGRQKTYHALQDKEFVFYERIAQWDNQQLETFTQMLKEFNGF is encoded by the coding sequence ATGAATGTCGAACGCAAAGATACGTTAAGAGGACAACTGGAGCTAAGTCTCGGTGAACAAATGAATGCCCTTATTAGCGCCGCGCATGCGCTTAATGTCAGAACTGCTGCCTCTTTCGATTCCTCTATACAACCTGCAGCTTTCCATATCGTCCGTTGGCTATATTCCTATGGTCCGACTAGCGCCTCTGCTTTGGCGGAAGCAACAGCTATGGATCGTAGTTCGGTCAGTCGTCTTCTCAAACAGCTTGAGAATTTAGGGTATGTTACAAGGGAAGACTCTCCTAAGGATCGTCGAGCTATCCTTCTTACGCTCACAGATCTTGGACGACAAAAAACCTATCATGCGCTGCAGGATAAGGAGTTCGTATTTTATGAGCGCATAGCGCAATGGGATAATCAGCAGCTTGAAACCTTTACCCAAATGCTTAAGGAATTCAATGGATTTTAG
- a CDS encoding SDR family NAD(P)-dependent oxidoreductase: MMTEPIIVITGATSGLGQRVAIEMATRGAHLVLTARSKSRAEATEKLIRESVPAAEINFFYGDLSLLRDVSRLGQEISDAYPKIDVLLNNAGLHAFEQRITSEGLSEMMAVNYFAPWILTHTLQHSLKAAGSARIINVASEASRNHGELKLPEDLINTSDFSARGSSEIYGKTKLLNIMFTAELARQFKGTGVIVHALNPGFNVTGLGRELWFAPMLERVLKFLHIGNPRKGADIIIRLMIDPKYQETTGGYFNVGTGNPIMPVHPGGDKEMENKLWNDTRLVIHQITQ, translated from the coding sequence ATGATGACAGAGCCGATTATTGTAATTACTGGAGCTACAAGCGGGTTGGGACAACGCGTTGCCATTGAAATGGCAACGCGTGGGGCTCATCTTGTTCTCACGGCAAGGAGTAAAAGTCGCGCGGAAGCTACTGAGAAATTGATAAGGGAAAGCGTACCTGCTGCCGAAATAAATTTTTTCTACGGGGATTTATCCTTATTGAGGGATGTCAGCCGTTTAGGGCAAGAAATATCTGATGCATATCCGAAGATAGACGTGTTATTAAATAACGCAGGACTTCATGCTTTTGAACAGAGGATCACTTCTGAAGGTTTATCAGAAATGATGGCCGTGAATTATTTTGCCCCATGGATATTGACTCATACTTTACAGCATTCATTGAAGGCAGCGGGAAGTGCGAGAATTATAAATGTAGCTTCTGAAGCTTCACGCAATCATGGAGAACTTAAGCTTCCTGAGGATTTGATAAATACATCAGATTTTTCGGCTAGAGGTTCGTCAGAGATCTATGGAAAAACTAAGCTGCTTAATATCATGTTTACCGCTGAACTTGCTCGCCAATTCAAAGGGACCGGAGTTATTGTTCACGCATTAAATCCTGGTTTTAATGTAACAGGTTTGGGGCGTGAGTTATGGTTTGCACCTATGCTTGAACGGGTATTGAAATTTCTTCATATTGGGAATCCACGTAAGGGAGCTGATATCATTATTCGTTTAATGATCGATCCAAAATATCAGGAGACCACAGGGGGATATTTTAATGTTGGAACAGGCAATCCAATAATGCCCGTACATCCAGGTGGAGATAAGGAAATGGAGAATAAATTATGGAATGATACGCGATTAGTAATACATCAGATAACTCAATGA